In Erigeron canadensis isolate Cc75 chromosome 6, C_canadensis_v1, whole genome shotgun sequence, the following are encoded in one genomic region:
- the LOC122603985 gene encoding E3 ubiquitin-protein ligase parkin, producing MELKLEEDEDEFRSCCGDEEELNRDETGKQGLKNGNDDEFLDEFWIRMFFKGVSITDPGNNGFNVSGIGVVMERADKVPIIQVQKKLEFFVDESVADYLALMDGLLEATRNNIKRVFAFTDSATLFDQITKDETLENPLLIALKQRILEHVENLEHFDLKCVPGINLEESLRLAQVAVGIVHLPIKGDSSVKTCSVCCEDKPTPMTITMKCSHKFCSCCIKAYVDEQVQSSQIPVKCPHSNCRYYISTPELKSFLPVASYALLDDSLSESNLQAKDKFYCPFTDCAVLLDPCCDSNHSDNNCVECPVCRRFICVKCGVPWHSSVSCDEFQDLPPQGRGNGDDLDNRRWRQCRMCERMIELTHGCYHMTCWCGHEFCYSCGTEYTESEQTCACTLLDSDEGGDNNDFSLTQNFSSSPALEEWAWDSCGTLSNLMDAYSEQERSQLALIQRFLAGGFSLGDHHTYTYQAQSPPPPCTDSDSAYLENTMKDLHQLPWLERFVSVIDDNYYDQYTQ from the exons ATGGAATTGAAgttagaagaagatgaagatgagtTTAGAAGCTGTTGTGGAGACGAGGAGGAACTCAATAGGGATGAAACGGGGAAACAAGGTTTAAAGAATGGCAATGATGATGAGTTCTTAGATGAATTTTGGATACGAATGTTTTTCAAGGGTGTATCGATTACAGATCCTGGAAATAACGGTTTCAATGTTTCGGGAATTGGGGTGGTGATGGAAAGAGCTGACAAAGTTCCAATAATCCAAGTGCAAAAAAAGCTTGAGTTTTTTGTAGATGAATCGGTTGCGGATTATCTGGCTCTAATGGATGGTTTACTAGAAGCTACACGAAATAACATTAAAAGGGTCTTTGCATTCACTGATTCTGCGACCTTATTTGATCAG ATTACAAAAGACGAAACCCTTGAGAATCCACTTCTCATAGCATTAAAGCAACGAATATTAGAACATGTTGAAAATCTTGAACATTTTGATCTAAAATGTGTTCCTGGTATTAATCTTGAGGAGTCATTACGGCTAGCTCAGGTGGCAGTCGGAATAGTTCATCTTCCCATCAAGGGTGATTCATCAGTCAAGACCTGTTCAGTCTGTTGTGAAGACAAACCAACACCCATGACCATCACCATGAAATGCTCACACAAATTCTGTTCTTGTTGCATCAAAGCTTACGTTGATGAACAAGTTCAGTCCTCTCAGATTCCTGTCAAATGCCCTCATTCAAATTGCAGATACTACATTTCAACACCTGAATTGAAATCGTTTCTTCCAGTTGCTTCTTATGCATTGTTAGATGACTCCCTTTCAGAATCAAATTTGCAAGCCAAAGATAAATTTTACTGTCCGTTTACTGATTGTGCGGTTCTGCTTGATCCTTGTTGTGATTCAAACCATTCGGACAATAATTGTGTGGAGTGTCCTGTATGCCGAAGATTTATATGTGTGAAATGTGGCGTCCCTTGGCACTCATCAGTGAGTTGTGATGAGTTTCAGGACCTCCCACCACAGGGGAGGGGTAATGGTGATGATTTGGATAACAGAAGATGGAGGCAGTGTAGGATGTGCGAAAGGATGATTGAATTGACGCATGGTTGCTATCACATGACGTGCTG GTGCGGACATGAGTTTTGTTATTCTTGTGGTACCGAATACACTGAGAGTGAGCAAACATGCGCATGCACATTATTGGATAGTGATGAAGGAGGTGATAACAATGACTTTAGTCTTACTCAGAACTTCAGTTCCAGCCCTGCACTCGAGGAATGGGCATGGGATTCATGTGGCACACTTTCAAACTTGATGGATGCTTACTCGGAACAAGAAAGATCACAACTTGCTCTAATACAGAGATTCCTTGCTGGCGGGTTTAGTCTTGGTGACCACCATACATACACCTACCAAGCCCAGTCCCCTCCACCCCCATGCACAGATTCAGATTCTGCATATCTTGAAAACACGATGAAGGACCTCCATCAGCTTCCTTGGCTGGAGAGGTTTGTATCTGTCATtgatgataattattatgatcagTATACTCAGTGA
- the LOC122605630 gene encoding histone H3-3-like has protein sequence MARTKQAANRSWGHKRPSTSTGKPSTSTSTPGRSPRKNANGTGVRQKPHRFKPGTQALREIRRLQKSVDLLIPAAPFIRTVREITSLMSNEVTRWQAEALRALQEAAEDYIVHIFEDAMLCAIHAKRVTVMRKDWELARRLGNKGLPW, from the exons ATGGCGAGAACCAAACAAGCTGCTAATCGAAGTTGGGGACACAAACGCCCTTCTACTTCTACTG GTAAACCTTCTACTTCAACTAGTACG CCAGGAAGGAGTCCGAGAAAGAATGCTAatg GTACTGGAGTAAGGCAGAAGCCTCACCGATTTAAGCCGGGGACTCAGGCTCTTCGTGAGATTAGGCGTTTGCAGAAAAGCGTTGATCTTTTGATTCCGGCCGCTCCATTTATTCGAACT GTAAGGGAAATCACAAGCCTGATGTCAAATGAAGTCACACGCTGGCAGGCTGAAGCTCTGCGAGCCCTTCAAGAG GCAGCAGAAGATTACATAGTTCATATATTTGAAGATGCAATGTTATGTGCAATTCACGCCAAGCGTGTTACCGTCA TGCGCAAAGATTGGGAATTGGCAAGGAGACTTGGAAACAAAGGCCTACCATGGTAG